CAGAGGACGAGATAGCCAAAGATAGACTGGAAGAAGATCATACCCGGGACAAAGTTACCCCAGATATCGATCGGCCTCTTGAAGTGGCGGGCGTTAATGTATGAGAAGCACAGCGAGTACGTCATGTGCGCCCAACCCAGAATGATagccatcttcatcttgtaACTGTTGATGAAGAGCAACTCGTTCTCGGTCCCGTGCCAACGCCAATCGAGACCAAAGGGATAGCGGTAACCGTTGGGTTCGCGGAGCACGGCCTTAACCGTCATCCCTTCCTTAAAGTTTTCCGGTACAACCCACTTCCACTGACTGTCAAAGAGGGTCATGGACTTGGAGAATACATCATTGTAGATAAGACCGGTGTAGACAGAGAAAACAGCCATGACCAACACAATGTAACGACCGTAGAAGACCATGGCGAAGAGCTCAAACGTGACCTTCTTCAAGGGCTTCTCCCAGTAGATCATGGCAAGGGCGGCGCAAAGCATGATGAGGGCATGACCAAAGTCACCGAACATGACAgcaaagaggaaggggaaagtgACAATGACCGGAATGGCAGGGTTGACTTCCTGGTAGGTAGCAGTACCGTAGGCGTTGACGATGGTCTGGAAAGCCTCGGTAAACTTGTTGGTCTTGAGATACGTAGGAGGGGTCTTGTTGGTCCGGATCTCGTTGATAATGGACGGGACCGAAAGACCAGCCCGGTTGTTGACATCCTGCAGAGTAGACCTGATGAGCGGCAGGTCGTTGGTAGGACACCAACCCTCGGCAATCAAAGTCCGGCGGGCCCGGTCGTATGAGAAGAGGTTGAGGGTGTTGTAAACAGCCTTCTCCTTGCTGATGGTAATCATCCAAGCCGAAAGTGACTGGGAGATCTGTGCAAGCTCAGCCTCGAGCGTCTGCTGGGTGTTGCGAAGGACGTTTTGGACATCTTCAAGTCTAGCGTTGACCTCGTGGACCTGATCGCGGCGCAGATCGCTGTGCTCATCGACATTGTACACCTCGGCGCCCATGGATTCGGAAATGCGGCGGATCTTGGCGAGAATCTCCTTGCCGTGGGCAAAGATGACGAAGACGTTCTTGAGAACGGGCTCGTTGATGGTGGGATCGATCAAAGGCTCGGGAATCTCGGCCTGGTTCATGTAAAGGTTACCGCGGAGGGTACGCCAGAGGATGCGCTCAAAGGCATCGACGCGGTCTCTGCCGATGACGCCGGCGACGAAACCAATGTTCATGCCAGAAAAGGAACGCTCGACATCGGCGGCCGTGTTGTGCTGCTCGACATCCTGCAGCAGAGGGGCGTCATCGTTGTCGGTGGACGCCCTAATCTCCTCGACGTTGCCGTGGGCGCGGTCAAAGAAGCCGCCAGCCTCGCGCAGGACCCATCTCCATTCCGTCAGCTCGACCTCGCGCTTCTTCAATGTTTCGTAGCTCTCGTTAAGAGAAGAGACGCGCTGCTCCAGGGTCTGGGCACGCTCGGCGAGTTCGTCGatctcggtggtggtgggcgggGTGAGGATGTCTACGTCGGGGTCGAATTTGCGGAGAGGGATCCCAGCCTTTTCCATCTGGGAGTGGAAGTAGCCTTGGCACACGCCAGTTAGCCAGGATGCCAAGTGGTGGCTTCGAGAAGAGGGGACATACGCAGTTGGCGTTCGACATTGTCGAGGCGTCTAATGTCTTGGGTAAATGCTCTCTGGAAAGCACTGAGTTCCGAGTTGAGCTATAGCGGCACATATTGTTAGTGACTggctgatgttgatgttatTGTTTGTTGACGTTGCTGGTGGGTTCTCGTGATGCTGTACAGGCAGGGAAGGGACTCGGGTGGCATTACGTCTCTGAAGTGGACAAGCCCCAGCTCGCCCAGGGCATTGCAGACTTCGCGGCCGATTTCGTTGGAGATGTAGAGCTGGACCATGCTCATGTCCGCCGAGCGGAACGGCGTGTCCTGTTTCGGCGCCATCGTGGATGACCCGATTGAAGCGGAATGCTGTGTGCAACTCCGGGTCGTTGTCGtgggttttggtggtggtttggatTCCGTTCCAGGTTCGATTGCGACGACGTCGGAGTCTCCAACATGGAAggcgttgttgctgctgtggttCGCCAAGGTCACACACAGGTGGACCATGCGTCGCCGCGCCAGGCAGTGGCCACTCATGTTGCCTCTTCCCTGCCGCCGCCAGCCGGTCGCACTTTGCTGACGCACATTGCCAGCAGCTGGCACCATCAGCTGGCGACCTCGTGAATGCGCTGACTATACCCTAACCCTGGATATGCAACTCTTGCTCACTTTCTCTCATCGCAGTGACGTTCGAACACAACAATGCTTTGTCTAAAGTCTCATTCTTTCGGTGTACGAAAGCTTCGTTTTGAGAAATGCCATAATTATTCCTGAGGTGTAGGTATAGTCGAGGTTTATATTATCTGCTCTCACTACAAGTCTTTATAACCAGACAGATAATCTACATGAACTACTATGGGGCAACGGAGGCACCTCAATCACTCCTCAAACTCTCTTCAGTTCACTTTCACTTCCCCAATACAACTTAAATCAACCCCTCATCACAGCGCAAAGTGGAATGTCAGCCAGCAGCCCCAATACCTAAACACGAATCGATCCCATCACCTATGTACCAACACAGACGGGAGGCAAGTACGCAGGTACCGACCGTCTTTTGCATCTATAATGTACATCTTACATCGACTGTTTCAGTGACATCACTTGTAGTAACTATGTTCCAGCCTTTGCATATGTACAATGAATGCATCAAGGGACCATTGGAGAGAACTTTTTATTCGATGCTCTTGTTCAATGTGTCTGTCTGCTTCAACAACTCGGCCCAACGAGGAGAGGGACCCTGATTACCAACTAACACCCCCCACGCGGGGTCGGGCCAAAAGGGAATGGGTGACACCCAGTGACCACCATCCATCACACATATCAATTACTCACTCACTTATTCACAGCGGTTCCAAAACAATTCCGATATCTTATCTGCTTCTCGCATATCATTTGGCACATGCTGAATGATGATAATGCTGTGAGCTTGTAATATGTACAGACTTTGCTTAGTTCAGGTAGCCGAGTAGATATGTGTATAAATGTAGCACAAATCTCCCTCCCCTCGAATCCCCTGGGTTCCCCCACCAGAAGCTATCAATAAGTACACAATACATGCAACTTCGAAAGGCAGTCATCACAAAATCTGTCTGTCTCTCGCCTCCTGTTCATCTCTTCATGACCAAACAGTCAATTCCTTATCCTTGGAAACTCCTGCTTTTGGTTAATTTGATGTCCATCGATGCAAAGCAAAATCTTGGATAACCCTTCTTTTGATCAAGGCAACAGAAAGCCAATGCCTCCCAAAAACTCCATGCAATGACAATGACGCGAAGAGCCGGGAAACCCTCAAATACCGATGAATCCTTTGTTGGGGAAATGGATATTGGAACTCTCAACGACCTCGCTCTCGACATGCGAAAAACTAAAATAAAACgaagaataagaaaataAGACTCCAAACTCCGTTCGTTGACGCAAAAAAACCGAAGGATATCTCGCTTGTCATGCCGGTCATACCATGCAATGCCATGCAAACATAGGGAATACATAAGAAtgaatataaaaaaaaaaagtgagtTGAGAGTCGGAAAAACAGTTGTGACGAGGAACAGATCGATCGCGGATCCAAAAGGAGCTGCTTAGAGCTTGCGCCCAAACATGAAGCTCCCGTACATACCGCCGACCTCAGCTCTTGCGACGGGGATCTTTCTCATTCCCCAAGCTTCGGCGCCCATCTTCCAACCACGGCTGCCGTCGTCGTGTGGCACAGAGGGGTCCTGAGACTTCTGTCGCACCATCCATCCGCGGCTTCCCACCTCCGAGGTGCGCCAGCCCATGCGCTGCAAGGTGGCAGACGACTTCACCACACGACGGAAAACATCTTCTGCCAACTCAACCACTTCGAGAGGGGCCGAGAAGGGCTTCATGATGGCACAGCGGCTGTTGAACAGATATACCAGGTCCAGCTCGTTACCCCACAAATCCGAGAGATCGAGGAACTTGAGCGTGTGAGGAACCCATTCGAGCTGCTTCTCAATATCGTCTGTCTCGTCCGGCACAAAAAGACGGTTAACATCCTCCAGAAGAAGGGATCGGCCAATAGCCAGTTCCTCGAGATGCTTGGTCAAGGGCCGAAGCAAGTCAATGTGCGAAGGATCCATCTTGCTTCCCTTCAAACTGAGGGACTTGAGGGTCGTGGGAAGGATGGGAATTAGCTCAGAAATGTCTTGGACATCAAAGAGCTGGTGGCTTCTAGCATCAGTAGCCAAGCTCAGGTATACGAGGCCCTGGGCAGCAGGGTGGTTAGCGAGGAAATCAATCACGCCGCGCGCCGAGAGCAATTTGCACTTGGCGATATTCAGGTGAGTGATCCTGGCCGTGTAGGGGATCGACATGAGGGCAGCATCAGTGATGCGAGTGCCGGCGACGTCAAGGTGCGTCAACCGGGTTAGTCGGGGAAGAATAGCCTCAAAGACAGTTGAAGGCAATGTCAAGCACTTGTGCAGCGAAAGGCGGCGAATCGTCAACTGCGCGGGCCAATCCGCCGTCACTATCGACGTGAAGGAATCCTTAAAAAAGGTAGAAGTACATCCGCAAAAGTCCAAAGCCTCCATGCGCTCAAGACCCAAAAACAGCTTTCTCAACACATCCACACTCAAATCCTGGTCAATGTGCTCCTGGACCAAGAACTCCTGAAGATTCGGGGTCAACTCGAGGCATCGGAGCAAGGTCTCGGAAGTCAAATTGCGAGCCTGGGATCGTTCGGCAGCCGTGGAGAAGAGCTGTGAAGGGTTGAAGTGGCAGAAGTCAAGTCGTCGGACGATTGTGCCCAGCGTTTGGTGCTCGGCGATATGGGTCAGGAACTTGTGGAAGATTCTCGAGTGGGGGATGGTGATCTGGCTGTACAGCGTGCTCAAGGTAGCAAGGTGGAGTGTCTTGGACGTCAGCAACAGCGACATCAGATCGATATTGCGCCGGGTTACGCCGTTCGGGGGAAcatcgaggaagaggaggccgaTGATGGCGGCTGTCACATCACATGGTGGTTAGCGGACGGGTTGTTCCCAGATGCGAAGCGGGGGAGGGGCATTATGGAGCCGGATGGGTACGTACTCAAAATTTCAGCAGGAAGCCTCTCGATGGGAGCCTCACCCGGCCTGATTTTGACACTTCTGGGATCCTTTGGCGGACTGCCCCAAACGTTATTCAAAATGGTCAGGTCTCCAAAGCTCCTGCTAGCAAGCTTGCCTCTAACCTGGATTCCCTTCCAGCCTTGGAAGCCGTCGGCGGGGGCAACATAGCCACGAAGCCTGCTGTTGGGTTGGGTCACTGGGGGGCGGAACTGGGTCTGGATCATGCTGAAGGTGTCGACCTTGTTTAGGGTCGAGGGGCCGGGAGTGACCTCGGGGGTGCGATCGTCAACAACCTCTTCGTCGACGTCGAAGTGGGAGACCTTGGAGTGAGTGAAGGTCTGGGTAAGGGTGTTTTCGTTCTCGcggatggaggagaaggaagagcgCGACGCCCTGTCGGGAGAAGGCTGGCGGTTTTGAGCCTCACCCatggtcttgttgttgttggtgcacTCGTTAGGAGAAGGCAGAGCTGGGGAGAGGCACTCCTGGTCGGCAGGAGGAGTGATAGGAGGGGTTGGCGCTTGGATTTCATCCATGGCCGCGAATGTGTTGAGGTGATGCAAGATGACCATGTTGATTgaggaaggaggacgaaAGGTCGGAGGGGGCTTGGCCGAGCCCAATGGCAAAGATGCTATGAGGTCAGGTGTGCGACGGCGGAACAATCGATAATTGACAGCAAGC
The Neurospora crassa OR74A linkage group II, whole genome shotgun sequence DNA segment above includes these coding regions:
- the vph-1 gene encoding vacuolar pH-sensitive ATPase 1, producing MAPKQDTPFRSADMSMVQLYISNEIGREVCNALGELGLVHFRDLNSELSAFQRAFTQDIRRLDNVERQLRYFHSQMEKAGIPLRKFDPDVDILTPPTTTEIDELAERAQTLEQRVSSLNESYETLKKREVELTEWRWVLREAGGFFDRAHGNVEEIRASTDNDDAPLLQDVEQHNTAADVERSFSGMNIGFVAGVIGRDRVDAFERILWRTLRGNLYMNQAEIPEPLIDPTINEPVLKNVFVIFAHGKEILAKIRRISESMGAEVYNVDEHSDLRRDQVHEVNARLEDVQNVLRNTQQTLEAELAQISQSLSAWMITISKEKAVYNTLNLFSYDRARRTLIAEGWCPTNDLPLIRSTLQDVNNRAGLSVPSIINEIRTNKTPPTYLKTNKFTEAFQTIVNAYGTATYQEVNPAIPVIVTFPFLFAVMFGDFGHALIMLCAALAMIYWEKPLKKVTFELFAMVFYGRYIVLVMAVFSVYTGLIYNDVFSKSMTLFDSQWKWVVPENFKEGMTVKAVLREPNGYRYPFGLDWRWHGTENELLFINSYKMKMAIILGWAHMTYSLCFSYINARHFKRPIDIWGNFVPGMIFFQSIFGYLVLCIIYKWSVDWFGTGRQPPGLLNMLIYMFLQPGTLDGGVELYPGQATVQVILLLLAVIQVPILLFLKPFYLRWENNRARAKGYRGIGERSRVSALDEDDEEDPSNGDDYEGAAMLTHDEHGDGEHEEFEFGEVMIHQVIHTIEFCLNSVSHTASYLRLWALSLAHQQLSAVLWSMTMAKALESKGLGGAIFLVVAFAMFFVLSVIILIIMEGVSAMLHSLRLAWVESFSKFAEFGGWPFTPFSFKQQLEESEELKEYIG
- a CDS encoding leucine Rich Repeat domain-containing protein, with product MVILHHLNTFAAMDEIQAPTPPITPPADQECLSPALPSPNECTNNNKTMGEAQNRQPSPDRASRSSFSSIRENENTLTQTFTHSKVSHFDVDEEVVDDRTPEVTPGPSTLNKVDTFSMIQTQFRPPVTQPNSRLRGYVAPADGFQGWKGIQVRGKLASRSFGDLTILNNVWGSPPKDPRSVKIRPGEAPIERLPAEILTAIIGLLFLDVPPNGVTRRNIDLMSLLLTSKTLHLATLSTLYSQITIPHSRIFHKFLTHIAEHQTLGTIVRRLDFCHFNPSQLFSTAAERSQARNLTSETLLRCLELTPNLQEFLVQEHIDQDLSVDVLRKLFLGLERMEALDFCGCTSTFFKDSFTSIVTADWPAQLTIRRLSLHKCLTLPSTVFEAILPRLTRLTHLDVAGTRITDAALMSIPYTARITHLNIAKCKLLSARGVIDFLANHPAAQGLVYLSLATDARSHQLFDVQDISELIPILPTTLKSLSLKGSKMDPSHIDLLRPLTKHLEELAIGRSLLLEDVNRLFVPDETDDIEKQLEWVPHTLKFLDLSDLWGNELDLVYLFNSRCAIMKPFSAPLEVVELAEDVFRRVVKSSATLQRMGWRTSEVGSRGWMVRQKSQDPSVPHDDGSRGWKMGAEAWGMRKIPVARAEVGGMYGSFMFGRKL